A stretch of the Coprobacillus cateniformis genome encodes the following:
- the coaE gene encoding dephospho-CoA kinase (Dephospho-CoA kinase (CoaE) performs the final step in coenzyme A biosynthesis.), translating to MTKVIGLTGSIAVGKSTVSNYLLTHGYCVLDADEISRHALDQGTECFKQVINLFDCLDEKGSIDRKKLGNIVFHNAYKKRQLENIIHPYVIEQLKIGIRTCQDELIFLDIPLLYEVHLEALCDKIIVVYVDETTQMKRLMQRNHITQEEAMHLIGQQISIEKKKDMADFVIDNRSYYEELYQEIERVLKVLKDETIYE from the coding sequence AATTATTTATTGACACATGGTTATTGTGTCTTAGATGCTGATGAAATTTCTCGACATGCATTAGATCAAGGTACAGAGTGTTTTAAGCAGGTTATAAATTTATTTGATTGTTTAGATGAAAAGGGCTCTATAGATAGAAAGAAGTTAGGCAATATTGTTTTTCATAATGCTTATAAGAAACGACAATTAGAAAATATTATTCATCCTTATGTCATTGAACAATTGAAGATAGGCATACGTACTTGTCAGGATGAACTTATTTTCTTAGATATTCCTTTGTTATATGAAGTTCATTTAGAGGCATTATGTGATAAAATTATTGTTGTATACGTTGATGAAACAACACAGATGAAACGTTTAATGCAGCGAAATCATATAACGCAAGAAGAAGCAATGCACTTAATAGGACAACAAATATCTATAGAGAAAAAGAAAGATATGGCAGATTTTGTGATTGATAATAGAAGTTATTATGAGGAACTGTATCAGGAAATAGAAAGGGTTTTAAAGGTATTAAAAGATGAAACTATATATGAGTGA
- a CDS encoding DnaD domain protein: protein MKLYMSDLYRVELHYPLDEVQTDILYYLYQPLIGSDALQLYMMLVIEGKRMNRFLKPSSLSRLTSFLSMSFTDLEKHFQSLEAIGLLKTFVKHENQITQYIYQLQSPLTLKAFFKNQILSSLLQESLSPEDFQKTVQYFRISVEDLSDYEEVTVRFQDVFQIYHHRKHGRILKIKDEFKEPVHQNIEVAYDKELLLKSLADYQINKSKLTDEDFQYMIQLATVYSIDALTLAGLVKDSMHSQGLDYDRLKLNIKKYFEMDSVSKLQEVYHKQPLQYQTQEGQQSPLVLHMKYLDNLTPYELLKEKQGGKEPVFHDLKIVETLMVQLGLKPAVVNVLIEYVLGKNNNRLSKSYCETIGGSLARNHIETAMQAYQELMNDKRQSEEELKIEHVIEENTEVNSQKLFELLDKLEEGQL, encoded by the coding sequence ATGAAACTATATATGAGTGATTTGTACAGAGTTGAACTTCACTATCCATTAGATGAAGTTCAAACAGATATATTGTATTATTTGTATCAGCCACTTATTGGCTCTGATGCTTTACAATTATATATGATGTTAGTTATAGAGGGTAAACGCATGAATCGTTTTTTAAAGCCATCTTCTTTATCTCGTTTAACATCTTTTCTTTCAATGAGTTTTACAGATTTAGAAAAGCATTTTCAATCATTAGAAGCCATTGGATTATTAAAAACATTTGTTAAGCATGAAAATCAAATAACACAATATATCTATCAACTCCAATCACCACTCACATTAAAAGCATTTTTTAAGAATCAAATTCTATCATCTTTATTACAAGAATCGCTTTCTCCTGAAGATTTTCAAAAGACAGTTCAGTATTTTAGAATATCTGTAGAAGATTTATCAGATTATGAAGAAGTAACAGTTCGTTTTCAAGATGTTTTTCAAATCTATCATCATAGAAAACATGGCAGAATCTTAAAAATAAAAGATGAATTCAAAGAGCCAGTTCATCAAAATATAGAAGTCGCTTATGATAAGGAACTTTTATTGAAGAGTTTAGCTGATTATCAAATCAATAAATCAAAACTTACTGATGAGGATTTTCAATATATGATTCAACTTGCTACAGTTTATTCTATTGATGCTTTAACTTTAGCTGGTTTGGTTAAAGATTCAATGCATTCTCAAGGGCTTGATTATGACCGTTTAAAATTAAATATTAAGAAATATTTTGAAATGGATAGTGTCTCTAAATTGCAGGAAGTCTACCATAAGCAGCCATTGCAATATCAAACACAAGAGGGACAACAATCACCATTAGTTTTACATATGAAGTATTTGGATAATTTAACACCATATGAATTATTAAAAGAAAAACAAGGGGGAAAAGAACCTGTTTTTCATGATTTAAAGATTGTCGAAACCTTAATGGTTCAGTTAGGGTTGAAACCAGCTGTTGTCAATGTGCTTATTGAATATGTTCTTGGCAAAAATAATAATCGTTTATCAAAAAGTTATTGTGAAACAATTGGGGGATCACTAGCAAGAAATCATATTGAAACTGCAATGCAGGCATATCAGGAACTGATGAATGATAAGCGTCAAAGTGAAGAAGAATTAAAAATTGAACATGTGATTGAAGAGAACACAGAAGTCAATTCACAGAAATTATTTGAATTGTTAGATAAATTAGAGGAGGGACAATTATGA